The proteins below are encoded in one region of Leptotrichia sp. oral taxon 218:
- a CDS encoding polyprenyl synthetase family protein: MLKDYLKEKKEIIEKNLQKKLQKYEYPERLSEAMNYAVMNGGKRIRPILMYMMCDLFQKSYENVEDIAVALEFIHCYSLVHDDLPAMDNDMYRRGKLTTHIKFDEATAILVGDVLLTEAFNVISSSTKISDENKVAIILKLSEYAGFYGMVGGQYKDVESEKILNLDTEKNIKKNINIEENKKILKYIHTHKTGKLLTAAIELPLIAFDTQKEKREKLVEYSKLIGLAFQIKDDILDIEGEFENTGKKSNDVENGKLTYPSLFGLKKSKEMLDECLKKANEIIKNDFYGNELLMELTQYFENRKK; the protein is encoded by the coding sequence ATGTTAAAAGATTATTTAAAAGAAAAAAAAGAAATTATAGAAAAAAATTTACAAAAAAAATTGCAAAAATATGAATATCCAGAAAGACTTTCTGAAGCGATGAATTATGCCGTTATGAACGGCGGAAAAAGAATTCGTCCCATTCTTATGTATATGATGTGCGACTTATTTCAAAAAAGTTATGAAAATGTGGAAGATATTGCGGTTGCACTTGAGTTTATTCACTGTTATTCACTTGTTCACGACGATTTACCAGCGATGGACAACGATATGTATCGCCGTGGAAAATTGACAACTCACATAAAATTTGATGAAGCAACAGCTATTTTGGTGGGAGATGTGCTTTTGACGGAAGCATTTAATGTCATTTCCAGTTCAACGAAAATTAGCGATGAAAATAAAGTTGCGATAATTTTAAAACTTTCAGAATATGCAGGATTTTACGGAATGGTTGGCGGACAATATAAAGATGTTGAATCTGAAAAAATACTAAATTTAGACACAGAAAAAAATATCAAAAAAAATATAAATATTGAAGAAAATAAAAAAATATTAAAATACATTCACACCCATAAGACAGGAAAACTTTTAACCGCTGCAATTGAATTGCCGCTAATTGCTTTTGATACACAAAAAGAAAAAAGAGAAAAATTAGTGGAATATTCAAAACTTATTGGACTTGCTTTTCAGATAAAAGACGATATTTTGGATATCGAAGGAGAATTTGAAAATACTGGAAAAAAATCAAACGATGTGGAAAATGGAAAATTGACTTATCCAAGTTTATTTGGTTTGAAAAAAAGCAAAGAGATGTTAGATGAATGTTTAAAAAAAGCGAATGAAATTATAAAAAATGATTTTTACGGAAACGAATTGCTTATGGAACTTACGCAATATTTTGAGAACAGAAAAAAATAA
- a CDS encoding polyphenol oxidase family protein produces MFVEKENHFYIEEFEKLGVKAIYTKKNAGNMSDYCPIENQIEGIQKENRKKLLEQFGFENKKSVMAFQTHSANVFVIDENTKKYYYEKECDIDGFLTKRKDVAIFTFYADCLPIFVYDKKNKVIGVWHSGWPGTFKEMMKSGLDKMKEIYQTDPKDVLTGLGIGMQQKYYEVGMEFYEKFSDKFGKESELIKKSFCWNEKTKKYHFDNTKFNEIMALKLGILKENLIVSNEDTFNPKFHSYRREGKMSGRATAMISFI; encoded by the coding sequence ATGTTTGTTGAAAAAGAAAATCACTTCTACATAGAAGAATTTGAAAAACTGGGAGTAAAAGCGATTTACACAAAAAAAAATGCTGGAAATATGTCAGATTACTGTCCCATTGAAAATCAAATTGAAGGAATCCAAAAAGAAAACAGAAAAAAATTATTGGAGCAGTTTGGATTTGAAAATAAGAAGTCCGTTATGGCATTTCAAACACATTCTGCAAATGTTTTTGTGATTGATGAAAATACGAAAAAATATTATTATGAAAAAGAGTGCGACATAGATGGATTTCTTACAAAGAGAAAAGATGTTGCAATTTTCACTTTTTATGCGGACTGTCTTCCAATTTTTGTATATGACAAAAAAAATAAAGTTATCGGAGTGTGGCATTCAGGATGGCCAGGAACATTTAAAGAAATGATGAAAAGTGGACTTGACAAGATGAAAGAGATTTACCAAACTGATCCAAAAGATGTCTTAACGGGACTTGGAATTGGAATGCAACAAAAATATTATGAAGTTGGAATGGAATTTTACGAAAAGTTTTCAGATAAATTTGGAAAAGAAAGTGAACTTATAAAAAAATCTTTTTGCTGGAATGAAAAAACTAAAAAATATCATTTTGATAACACAAAATTTAATGAAATTATGGCACTAAAACTGGGGATTTTAAAAGAAAATTTAATTGTTTCAAACGAAGACACTTTTAATCCAAAATTTCACTCTTACAGAAGAGAAGGGAAAATGAGTGGAAGAGCTACAGCTATGATCAGCTTTATTTAA
- the sppA gene encoding signal peptide peptidase SppA has protein sequence MKFFDFIKKFFWLTLKETYSFFLKLTLLIILIFIIGFSTVAILNSKLNGEKVKKNNDYVLFNVSDVVEDKVIGSDLLSDKKDISYMDVLQSLDTIKDDDSIKGIILSLDDINLSSSKIEELTKKFLEIKQHHKKIYAFGAYITNANYKLASIADEIIAVPSASANVNLTGYNYSDIYMKGLLDKLGVDMEVVRIGNYKSYGENYVSNQMSPELKSELTRIFENRYQKFIDDISKNRNIDKNSLNNDIVNGIDTNLSTFDARDKKLVDKLEHFSDFTKRLNIKEDNVSDIYDYYEKNVKDTKIGNESNGTIAVIYAEGSILYDASGVTQGVITPDNITQKLEKAMKTKNLMGIVLRVNSGGGSALASEVIYQELSKINVPVYVSMSDMAASGGYYISMSGKKVFADNATITGSIGVVSMIPKFYNAQNKLGISSNSISKGKYSDIDNNFAPLSKESKQKLVQSMQQTYAEFKSRVTNNRKIDENTLENYAQGRIWLGDEAKNIHLVDGIASLDEVIKTMAKDLGIDKRDYAVENIYLEEDFMTKLQMLTSKVSEKFKLSTELKEKIPGAKKALETYDVALANKNKPLYYLPYKLELY, from the coding sequence ATGAAATTTTTTGATTTTATAAAAAAATTTTTTTGGCTCACTTTAAAAGAAACTTATTCGTTTTTTTTGAAGTTGACATTACTGATAATCTTAATTTTTATTATAGGATTTTCAACTGTAGCAATTCTAAATTCTAAATTAAATGGCGAAAAAGTCAAGAAAAATAATGACTATGTGCTATTTAATGTTTCAGATGTTGTAGAAGACAAAGTTATTGGCTCAGATTTACTTTCTGACAAAAAAGATATTTCGTATATGGATGTCTTGCAAAGTTTAGATACAATAAAAGATGATGATTCTATAAAAGGTATTATTTTGTCGCTAGATGACATCAATTTGTCTTCTTCTAAAATTGAAGAACTTACAAAAAAATTTTTAGAGATTAAGCAGCATCATAAAAAAATATACGCTTTTGGAGCATATATCACAAATGCAAATTATAAACTGGCGTCCATTGCCGATGAAATTATAGCAGTTCCATCAGCTTCAGCTAATGTAAATTTAACTGGCTACAACTATTCTGATATTTATATGAAAGGACTTCTTGACAAACTTGGAGTGGATATGGAAGTTGTAAGAATTGGAAACTATAAATCTTATGGAGAAAACTATGTTTCTAATCAAATGTCGCCTGAACTAAAATCAGAACTTACAAGAATTTTTGAAAATAGATACCAAAAATTTATAGATGATATTTCTAAAAATAGAAATATTGATAAAAATTCTTTAAATAATGATATTGTAAATGGAATTGACACTAATTTATCGACTTTTGATGCAAGAGATAAAAAACTAGTTGATAAATTGGAACATTTTTCTGATTTTACAAAACGATTAAATATTAAAGAAGATAATGTTTCTGATATTTATGATTATTATGAAAAAAATGTAAAAGATACAAAAATTGGAAATGAATCAAACGGAACAATTGCTGTAATCTATGCAGAAGGTTCGATTTTGTATGATGCAAGTGGCGTTACGCAAGGTGTAATTACTCCCGACAACATCACTCAAAAACTTGAAAAAGCGATGAAAACTAAAAATTTGATGGGAATTGTACTTCGTGTAAATTCTGGTGGAGGTTCGGCTCTGGCTTCAGAAGTTATCTATCAGGAACTTTCTAAAATAAATGTGCCAGTTTATGTCTCAATGTCTGATATGGCAGCATCTGGTGGTTATTACATCTCAATGTCAGGTAAAAAAGTATTTGCCGACAATGCGACAATAACAGGTTCTATTGGTGTTGTCTCAATGATTCCAAAATTTTATAACGCTCAAAATAAACTTGGAATTTCGTCAAATAGTATTAGCAAAGGAAAATATTCTGATATTGACAACAATTTTGCACCACTTTCTAAAGAATCAAAACAAAAACTTGTTCAGTCAATGCAGCAAACTTATGCTGAATTTAAATCTCGAGTTACAAACAATAGAAAAATTGATGAAAATACACTGGAAAATTATGCACAAGGAAGAATTTGGCTTGGGGATGAAGCTAAAAACATACATTTGGTTGACGGAATTGCCAGTCTTGACGAAGTTATTAAAACTATGGCAAAAGATTTGGGAATTGATAAAAGAGATTATGCGGTTGAAAATATTTATTTGGAAGAAGACTTTATGACAAAATTACAAATGCTGACTTCAAAAGTTTCCGAAAAATTTAAGTTATCAACTGAGTTAAAAGAAAAAATTCCTGGAGCTAAAAAAGCGCTTGAAACATATGATGTAGCTCTTGCGAATAAAAATAAACCGCTTTATTACTTGCCGTATAAACTAGAACTTTATTAA
- a CDS encoding NFACT family protein, protein MLYLDGIGISFLVKEIKEKILRYKITKIFQYDRNSFSLFFGKNNLIFQVKDNSTIFYLKNEKDLNTDYQSKFLLSLKKYLQNSVLINIRQESFDRIVYFDFEKLNQFGDIEKYTLIIEIMGKASNVFLTCRDKILAALYFTTLEVGNRVIMTGAKYTLPFEEKKIPPIYFESENFPFETDDFLKKCEGAGIPFAVQCASNYDTFKKYLENYKPVIYKISKNKKIQKIFTYNEFSEFEEKKVGENEYYETLNEGLNEYFKATITSNVLNEKKKNLLKYVDTQIKKFKKINKNINTDLKKNENYQKYKNIGDILAANMHKLKYGMKKVTAFDFYANEEITINLDPTLSPKDNLNFYYNKYNKGKRTLTALNERLVDIQNEIKYFEQIKMFIEKENDFIGIEEIESELKMSNFTHTKKIKLNKHKKRELLSFEYNGFKIFVGRNNKENEEISFAKGEPNDIWLHIKDIPGSHVLILCGNRVPSEDVIFYAAKLACEHSKAQKGDKVTVDYCQRKFVKKIKNSKPGNVIYTNFHSILVEVE, encoded by the coding sequence ATGCTTTATTTGGATGGAATTGGAATTTCATTTTTGGTTAAAGAGATTAAAGAAAAAATTTTAAGATATAAAATTACAAAAATTTTTCAATATGACAGAAATTCATTTTCACTTTTTTTTGGAAAAAATAATTTAATTTTTCAAGTGAAAGATAATTCTACGATTTTTTATTTAAAAAATGAAAAAGATTTAAATACAGATTATCAGTCAAAGTTTTTATTATCTCTGAAAAAATATTTGCAAAATTCAGTTTTAATAAATATAAGACAGGAAAGTTTTGACAGAATTGTATATTTTGATTTTGAAAAACTCAATCAATTTGGAGATATTGAAAAATATACACTTATTATTGAAATAATGGGAAAAGCGAGTAATGTCTTTCTCACTTGCAGAGATAAAATTTTAGCTGCACTTTATTTTACTACACTTGAAGTTGGAAATCGTGTCATTATGACTGGCGCAAAATACACTTTGCCATTTGAAGAAAAGAAAATTCCGCCAATTTATTTTGAGAGCGAAAATTTTCCTTTTGAAACGGATGATTTTTTGAAAAAATGCGAAGGTGCTGGAATTCCATTTGCTGTGCAGTGTGCAAGTAATTATGACACTTTTAAAAAATATTTGGAAAATTATAAACCTGTGATTTATAAAATTTCAAAAAATAAAAAAATACAAAAAATTTTTACTTACAATGAATTTTCTGAATTTGAAGAAAAAAAGGTTGGCGAAAATGAATATTATGAAACTTTGAACGAAGGTCTTAACGAATATTTTAAAGCAACGATTACTTCAAATGTGCTTAACGAAAAGAAAAAAAATTTGCTAAAATATGTCGACACGCAAATTAAAAAATTTAAGAAAATAAATAAAAATATAAATACCGATTTGAAAAAAAATGAAAATTATCAAAAATACAAAAATATTGGCGATATTTTAGCTGCAAATATGCATAAATTAAAATATGGAATGAAAAAAGTCACAGCTTTTGACTTTTACGCAAATGAAGAAATTACGATAAATCTTGATCCAACTCTTTCGCCAAAAGATAATTTAAATTTTTATTATAACAAGTATAACAAAGGGAAAAGAACACTTACAGCGCTAAACGAAAGGCTTGTTGACATTCAAAATGAAATTAAATATTTTGAGCAAATTAAGATGTTTATTGAAAAAGAAAATGATTTTATTGGAATTGAAGAAATTGAGTCAGAGTTAAAAATGTCAAATTTCACTCATACAAAAAAAATTAAACTTAATAAACATAAAAAAAGAGAACTCCTTTCATTTGAATATAACGGCTTTAAAATTTTTGTTGGAAGAAATAATAAAGAAAATGAAGAAATTTCTTTTGCAAAAGGAGAACCAAACGATATTTGGCTTCATATAAAGGATATTCCTGGAAGTCATGTGCTAATTCTTTGTGGAAACCGAGTTCCAAGTGAAGATGTCATTTTTTATGCAGCAAAATTGGCTTGTGAACATTCAAAAGCACAAAAAGGCGACAAAGTCACAGTTGATTATTGCCAGCGAAAGTTTGTTAAAAAAATTAAAAATAGCAAACCTGGAAATGTCATTTACACAAACTTTCATTCAATTTTGGTCGAAGTAGAATAA
- a CDS encoding DUF4300 family protein yields MDYSNIADKVTQNQIREILENAKVNSGNIALFLKSVNYYNEATENKGLIKSGFLNSKNINPNYDEAAIQQIWDKKNKNFPGFNCRITAFTLMKDYIKMEKPVVKVGEMLFMDVESLKNVPFELFSQNEKDKFVNLFSEIPTEMTKDVRIHAKNVKNTWKERGIVFDKNSKISMISVFFHFNDDPKENILFVGHVGILVPEKDGKLLFIEKLAFQQPYQALKFNNRTELNDYLMNKYDTAWGQPVAKPFIMENDELLKEYRINPNNKN; encoded by the coding sequence ATAGATTACTCAAATATAGCGGATAAAGTCACTCAAAATCAAATTCGTGAAATTTTAGAAAATGCAAAAGTTAATTCTGGCAATATAGCTCTTTTTTTGAAAAGTGTAAATTATTATAACGAAGCGACTGAAAATAAAGGATTGATAAAATCAGGATTTTTAAATTCTAAAAATATAAATCCGAATTACGATGAAGCGGCAATTCAGCAAATTTGGGACAAAAAGAATAAAAATTTTCCTGGATTTAATTGTCGGATAACGGCATTTACATTGATGAAAGATTATATAAAAATGGAAAAACCAGTTGTAAAAGTAGGAGAAATGCTTTTTATGGATGTGGAGTCATTGAAAAATGTGCCATTTGAGTTATTTTCTCAAAATGAAAAAGATAAATTTGTTAATTTATTTTCAGAAATTCCGACAGAGATGACTAAAGATGTGAGAATTCACGCTAAAAATGTAAAAAACACTTGGAAAGAGCGTGGAATTGTATTTGATAAAAATAGTAAAATTTCGATGATTTCTGTATTTTTTCATTTTAATGATGATCCAAAGGAGAATATTTTGTTTGTAGGACATGTTGGAATTCTAGTTCCTGAGAAAGATGGAAAATTATTATTTATTGAAAAATTGGCATTTCAGCAGCCTTATCAAGCATTGAAATTTAATAATCGGACTGAACTTAATGATTATTTGATGAATAAGTATGATACTGCATGGGGACAGCCTGTGGCTAAGCCGTTTATTATGGAAAACGATGAATTGCTTAAAGAATATAGAATTAATCCAAATAATAAAAACTAA